One window from the genome of Ictidomys tridecemlineatus isolate mIctTri1 chromosome 12, mIctTri1.hap1, whole genome shotgun sequence encodes:
- the Htra2 gene encoding serine protease HTRA2, mitochondrial isoform X2 — MAALRAGRGAGWSLRGLRALGGILWGKGPLLTPDLRALLTSGTPDLQARVTYGTPGLRARLSVGVPESRACLTSGTPDPRARLTAETPDPQTQESSGTPGTRSRLWLAVALGAGGAVLLLLWGGGRGPPSVLAAVPAPPPTSPRSQYNFIADVVEKTAPAVVYIEILDRHPFSGREVPISNGSGFVVAADGLIVTNAHVVADRRRVRVRLPSGDTYEAMVTAVDPVADIATLRIQTKEPLPTLPLGRSADVRQGEFVVAMGSPFALQNTITSGIVSSAQRPARDLGLPQTNVEYIQTDAAIDDGEVIGVNTMKVTAGISFAIPSDRLREFLHRGEKKNSWFGISGCQRRYIGVMMLTLTPSILAELQLREPSFPDVQHGVLIHKVILGSPAHRAGLRPGDVILAIGEQLVQNAEDVYEAVRTQSQLAVRIRRGPETLTLYVTPEVTE, encoded by the exons ATGGCTGCGCTGAGGGCGGGGCGGGGTGCAGGCTGGAGCCTCCGTGGATTGCGGGCTTTGGGGGGTATTCTCTGGGGTAAGGGACCCTTGTTGACCCCTGACCTCCGGGCCCTGCTGACGTCAGGCACTCCTGACCTCCAGGCCCGGGTGACTTATGGGACCCCCGGTCTCCGGGCCCGGTTGTCTGTGGGGGTCCCTGAGTCGCGGGCATGTTTGACGTCTGGGACCCCGGACCCCCGGGCACGACTGACTGCTGAGACTCCAGATCCCCAGACCCAGGAGTCCTCGGGGACCCCTGGAACCCGCTCGCGCTTGTGGCTGGCGGTAGCGCTGGGCGCTGGGGGGGCTGTGCTGCTGCTGTTGTGGGGCGGGGGTCGGGGTCCCCCATCGGTCCTTGCTGCTGTCCCTGCTCCGCCACCCACCTCACCCCGGAGCCAGTACAATTTCATCGCAGACGTAGTGGAGAAGACGGCACCTGCCGTGGTCTATATCGAGATCCTGGACCG GCACCCTTTCTCTGGCCGTGAAGTCCCTATCTCGAACGGCTCAGGATTTGTGGTAGCTGCTGACGGGCTCATTGTTACCAATGCCCATGTGGTGGCCGATCGGCGCCGAGTCCGTGTGAGGCTGCCTAGTGGCGACACATATGAGGCCATGGTCACAGCTGTGGATCCTGTGGCAGACATTGCCACGCTGAGGATTCAGACCAAG GAACCTCTCCCCACATTGCCCCTGGGACGGTCCGCTGATGTCCGGCAAGGGGAGTTTGTTGTTGCCATGGGAAGTCCGTTTGCACTGCAGAACACGATCACATCCGGCATTGTCAGCTCTGCTCAACGTCCAGCCAGAGACCTGGGACTCCCGCAAACCAATGTGGAATACATTCAAACTGATGCAGCTATTGAT GATGGGGAGGTGATTGGAGTGAATACCATGAAGGTCACAGCTGGAATCTCCTTTGCTATCCCTTCTGATCGCCTTAGAGAGTTTTTGCATCgtggggaaaagaaaa ACTCCTGGTTTGGAATCAGTGGGTGCCAGCGCCGCTATATTGGAGTGATGATGCTGACTCTTACTCCCAG CATTCTTGCTGAACTACAGCTGCGAGAACCAAGCTTTCCTGATGTTCAACATGGTGTGCTCATCCATAAAGTCATCCTGGGTTCCCCTGCACACAG GGCTGGTCTACGACCCGGTGATGTGATCTTGGCCATTGGGGAGCAGCTGGTACAAAATGCTGAAGATGTTTATGAAGCTGTTCGAACCCAATCCCAGCTGGCAGTGAGGATCCGGCGGGGGCCAGAAACACTGACGTTATATGTGACTCCTGAAGTCACAGAATGA
- the Htra2 gene encoding serine protease HTRA2, mitochondrial isoform X1 → MAALRAGRGAGWSLRGLRALGGILWGKGPLLTPDLRALLTSGTPDLQARVTYGTPGLRARLSVGVPESRACLTSGTPDPRARLTAETPDPQTQESSGTPGTRSRLWLAVALGAGGAVLLLLWGGGRGPPSVLAAVPAPPPTSPRSQYNFIADVVEKTAPAVVYIEILDRHPFSGREVPISNGSGFVVAADGLIVTNAHVVADRRRVRVRLPSGDTYEAMVTAVDPVADIATLRIQTKEPLPTLPLGRSADVRQGEFVVAMGSPFALQNTITSGIVSSAQRPARDLGLPQTNVEYIQTDAAIDFGNSGGPLVNLDGEVIGVNTMKVTAGISFAIPSDRLREFLHRGEKKNSWFGISGCQRRYIGVMMLTLTPSILAELQLREPSFPDVQHGVLIHKVILGSPAHRAGLRPGDVILAIGEQLVQNAEDVYEAVRTQSQLAVRIRRGPETLTLYVTPEVTE, encoded by the exons ATGGCTGCGCTGAGGGCGGGGCGGGGTGCAGGCTGGAGCCTCCGTGGATTGCGGGCTTTGGGGGGTATTCTCTGGGGTAAGGGACCCTTGTTGACCCCTGACCTCCGGGCCCTGCTGACGTCAGGCACTCCTGACCTCCAGGCCCGGGTGACTTATGGGACCCCCGGTCTCCGGGCCCGGTTGTCTGTGGGGGTCCCTGAGTCGCGGGCATGTTTGACGTCTGGGACCCCGGACCCCCGGGCACGACTGACTGCTGAGACTCCAGATCCCCAGACCCAGGAGTCCTCGGGGACCCCTGGAACCCGCTCGCGCTTGTGGCTGGCGGTAGCGCTGGGCGCTGGGGGGGCTGTGCTGCTGCTGTTGTGGGGCGGGGGTCGGGGTCCCCCATCGGTCCTTGCTGCTGTCCCTGCTCCGCCACCCACCTCACCCCGGAGCCAGTACAATTTCATCGCAGACGTAGTGGAGAAGACGGCACCTGCCGTGGTCTATATCGAGATCCTGGACCG GCACCCTTTCTCTGGCCGTGAAGTCCCTATCTCGAACGGCTCAGGATTTGTGGTAGCTGCTGACGGGCTCATTGTTACCAATGCCCATGTGGTGGCCGATCGGCGCCGAGTCCGTGTGAGGCTGCCTAGTGGCGACACATATGAGGCCATGGTCACAGCTGTGGATCCTGTGGCAGACATTGCCACGCTGAGGATTCAGACCAAG GAACCTCTCCCCACATTGCCCCTGGGACGGTCCGCTGATGTCCGGCAAGGGGAGTTTGTTGTTGCCATGGGAAGTCCGTTTGCACTGCAGAACACGATCACATCCGGCATTGTCAGCTCTGCTCAACGTCCAGCCAGAGACCTGGGACTCCCGCAAACCAATGTGGAATACATTCAAACTGATGCAGCTATTGAT TTTGGAAACTCTGGAGGTCCCCTGGTTAACCTG GATGGGGAGGTGATTGGAGTGAATACCATGAAGGTCACAGCTGGAATCTCCTTTGCTATCCCTTCTGATCGCCTTAGAGAGTTTTTGCATCgtggggaaaagaaaa ACTCCTGGTTTGGAATCAGTGGGTGCCAGCGCCGCTATATTGGAGTGATGATGCTGACTCTTACTCCCAG CATTCTTGCTGAACTACAGCTGCGAGAACCAAGCTTTCCTGATGTTCAACATGGTGTGCTCATCCATAAAGTCATCCTGGGTTCCCCTGCACACAG GGCTGGTCTACGACCCGGTGATGTGATCTTGGCCATTGGGGAGCAGCTGGTACAAAATGCTGAAGATGTTTATGAAGCTGTTCGAACCCAATCCCAGCTGGCAGTGAGGATCCGGCGGGGGCCAGAAACACTGACGTTATATGTGACTCCTGAAGTCACAGAATGA